From the genome of Spinacia oleracea cultivar Varoflay chromosome 2, BTI_SOV_V1, whole genome shotgun sequence, one region includes:
- the LOC110789233 gene encoding transcription factor MYB17 isoform X1, with amino-acid sequence MGRSPCCEKEGLKKGPWTSEEDELLVKYINKHGNGNWRSLPKNAGLLRCGKSCRLRWTNYLKPDIKRGPFSPEEEKLVIQLHAILGNRWAAIAARLPGRTDNEIKNLWNTHLRKRLVCMGLDPTTHEPLPTPPGPSIKSPSSPSTRHMAQWESARLEAEIRLSNESLQSSPGFHDSDHFLRLWNSEVGESFRTYETKEKIACQSESPFSQASTCTTKCASTSGVTVDNHDEEMVVCKNLIKSEVVDVNTRSDSSSSNEVDDSSESTALQLLLDFPGYNDMSFLVDPVDGYYIFPSLMNPQMSII; translated from the exons atgggaagATCTCCATGTTGTGAGAAGGAAGGGTTGAAGAAAGGACCATGGACATCTGAAGAAGATGAGCTGCTGGTTAAATATATCAACAAACATGGGAATGGTAACTGGCGTTCTCTCCCCAAAAACGCAG GTCTCCTTCGGTGTGGAAAGAGTTGTCGTCTTCGCTGGACTAATTATCTGAAGCCAGACATTAAACGCGGTCCATTTAGTCCTGAAGAAGAGAAACTTGTAATACAGCTACATGCCATTTTAGGCAACAG GTGGGCTGCAATTGCTGCACGATTACCAGGAAGAACAGACAATGAGATCAAGAACTTATGGAATACCCACTTAAGGAAACGGTTAGTTTGTATGGGCCTGGATCCTACAACCCATGAACCACTTCCTACACCTCCTGGACCATCCATCAAATCCCCATCATCCCCTTCTACACGCCACATGGCTCAATGGGAGAGTGCCAGGCTCGAAGCCGAAATCCGTctttcaaatgagtccttacaGTCTTCACCAGGGTTCCATGATTCTGACCACTTCCTCCGCCTTTGGAACTCTGAAGTTGGGGAATCGTTTCGAACTTACGAAACAAAGGAGAAGATTGCATGTCAAAGTGAAAGCCCATTTTCTCAAGCATCCACTTGTACTACAAAATGTGCCTCCACTTCAGGTGTGACAGTGGATAACCATGATGAAGAAATGGTGGTGTGTAAGAACTTGATCAAATCCGAAGTCGTTGATGTAAATACAAGATCAGATTCTTCAAGCTCCAACGAGGTAGATGATTCATCTGAGTCTACTGCATTACAGCTGCTCTTGGATTTTCCTGGATATAATGACATGAGCTTCTTAGTAGATCCTGTTGATGGCTACTACATCTTTCCTTCTTTGATGAATCCACAAATGAGTATCATCTga
- the LOC110789233 gene encoding transcription factor MYB17 isoform X2, protein MQIVESMSEFHTKRKENGLLRCGKSCRLRWTNYLKPDIKRGPFSPEEEKLVIQLHAILGNRWAAIAARLPGRTDNEIKNLWNTHLRKRLVCMGLDPTTHEPLPTPPGPSIKSPSSPSTRHMAQWESARLEAEIRLSNESLQSSPGFHDSDHFLRLWNSEVGESFRTYETKEKIACQSESPFSQASTCTTKCASTSGVTVDNHDEEMVVCKNLIKSEVVDVNTRSDSSSSNEVDDSSESTALQLLLDFPGYNDMSFLVDPVDGYYIFPSLMNPQMSII, encoded by the exons ATGCAAATTGTGGAATCCATGTCCGAATTTcatacaaaaagaaaagaaaatg GTCTCCTTCGGTGTGGAAAGAGTTGTCGTCTTCGCTGGACTAATTATCTGAAGCCAGACATTAAACGCGGTCCATTTAGTCCTGAAGAAGAGAAACTTGTAATACAGCTACATGCCATTTTAGGCAACAG GTGGGCTGCAATTGCTGCACGATTACCAGGAAGAACAGACAATGAGATCAAGAACTTATGGAATACCCACTTAAGGAAACGGTTAGTTTGTATGGGCCTGGATCCTACAACCCATGAACCACTTCCTACACCTCCTGGACCATCCATCAAATCCCCATCATCCCCTTCTACACGCCACATGGCTCAATGGGAGAGTGCCAGGCTCGAAGCCGAAATCCGTctttcaaatgagtccttacaGTCTTCACCAGGGTTCCATGATTCTGACCACTTCCTCCGCCTTTGGAACTCTGAAGTTGGGGAATCGTTTCGAACTTACGAAACAAAGGAGAAGATTGCATGTCAAAGTGAAAGCCCATTTTCTCAAGCATCCACTTGTACTACAAAATGTGCCTCCACTTCAGGTGTGACAGTGGATAACCATGATGAAGAAATGGTGGTGTGTAAGAACTTGATCAAATCCGAAGTCGTTGATGTAAATACAAGATCAGATTCTTCAAGCTCCAACGAGGTAGATGATTCATCTGAGTCTACTGCATTACAGCTGCTCTTGGATTTTCCTGGATATAATGACATGAGCTTCTTAGTAGATCCTGTTGATGGCTACTACATCTTTCCTTCTTTGATGAATCCACAAATGAGTATCATCTga
- the LOC110789241 gene encoding remorin 1.4: protein MTEKETKKIVESKSTDGDAPSSSSTIIKEISTAVTPPPAPATPKATVAVVEIEEAEIQRIKQSVDRDVALAHVEQEKRLSFIKAWEESEETKAVNKAEKLMSALNAWENRKKASIDAKLKYIEEELEKKKAEYAEKMKNMVALVHKQTEEKRAIVQAKKGEDILMIKDKAAKYRATGYTPKKILGCISF from the exons atgacaGAAAAAGAGACCAAAAAAATTGTAGAAAGCAAATCAACGGATGGTGAtgcaccatcatcatcatccaccaTCATCAAGGAGATATCAACGGCTGTTACTCCACCACCGGCGCCGGCAACTCCTAAGGCTACCGTTGCCGTCGTTGAAA TTGAAGAGGCTGAAATTCAGAGGATTAAGCAATCAGTTGACAGGG ATGTTGCATTGGCACATGTTGAGCAGGAAAAGAGGTTGTCTTTTATCAAGGCTTGGGAAGAAAGTGAAGAAACTAAAGCAGTCAACAA GGCTGAGAAGCTGATGTCTGCTCTGAACGCATGGGAGAACAGAAAGAAAGCATCCATAGACGCTAAACTCAAGTATATCGAG GAAGAGCTGGAAAAGAAGAAGGCTGAATATGCAGAAAAGATGAAGAACATGGTAGCTCTAGTCCACAAGCAAACAGAAGAGAAGAGAGCAATAGTTCAAGCAAAAAAAGGAGAAGATATCCTCATGATCAAGGACAAGGCTGCTAAATACCGAGCCACTGGATATACCCCAAAGAAGATCCTTGGTTGCATCTCATTTTAG